From Zalophus californianus isolate mZalCal1 chromosome 16, mZalCal1.pri.v2, whole genome shotgun sequence, one genomic window encodes:
- the LOC113939630 gene encoding translation initiation factor IF-2 isoform X2 — protein sequence MTIKIFSIWTMRTMTISSDRSWKGVLARCRPVAPELPGCPCVPETAMPSLASATRLAAAVSEALLGTLPPPALPGPRPPAAGGCLCHRIPELQAAGGAAGPERDFQQLNSERGVRGQGPEQPGRKCGQKVEVAGVPAGETAAGPERRSLGPAVAREAVRVGPAKPELSDGRPLPQRHGEGLLPGQLAGVRGQLLLVLPLREVLGRGGPVLPAGERPPGGGGLLGGAEICPAPYGSCEHLDGPHRPEWSLEMGGRYGLRDGLQELEARAAGRLVRARARGRRGLRALHRRRPLERRRVPETLPLGVRDSARAGQLGASSPVIYFLGASTCPVTLPSGGGWCSSTVSGMADPGF from the exons ATGACTATCAAGATTTTCAGCATCTGGACAATGAGGACAATGACTATCAGCTCCGACAGG TCCTGGAAAGGAGTCTTAGCCCGCTGTCGTCCAGTGGCCCCAGAGCTGCCCGGGTGCCCCTGTGTCCCTGAGACCGCGATGCCCTCTCTTGCTAGTGCCACCCGCCTCGCAGCCGCTGTTTCGGAGGCTCTGCTCGGGACCCTGCCTCCTCCGGCTCTCCCTGGGCCTCGGCCTCCTGCTGCTGGTGGTTGTCTGTGTCATCGGATCCCAGA ACTCCAGGCTGCGGGCGGAGCTGCAGGCCCTGAGAGAGACTTTCAGCAACTTAACAGCGAGCGCGGAGTTCGAGGTCAAGGCCCTGAGCAGCCAGG GAGGAAGTGTGGGCAGAAAGTTGAAGTCGCTGGAGTCCCAGCTGGAGAAACAGCAGCAGGACCTGAGCGAAG aTCACTCGGGCCTGCTGTTGCACGTGAAGCAGTTCGTGTCGGACCTGCGAAGCCTGAGCTGTCAGATGGCCGTCCTCTACCGCAACG gcacGGCGAGGGCCTGCTGCCCGGTCAACTGGCTGGAGTACGAGGGCAGCTGCTACTGGTTCTCCCGCTCCGGGAAGTCCTGGGCCGAGGCGGACCGGTACTGCCAGCTGGAGAGCGCCCACCTGGTGGTGGTGGGCTCCTGGGAGGAGCAG aAATTTGTCCAGCACCATATGGGTCCTGTGAACACCTGGATGGGCCTCACCGACCAGAGTGGTCTCTGGAAATGGGTGGACGGTACGGACTACGAGACGGGCTTCAA GAACTGGAGGCCCGAGCAGCCGGACGACTGGTACGGGCACGGGCTCGGGGGAGGCGAGGACTGCGCGCACTTCACCGAAGACGGCCGCTGGAACGACGACGTGTGCCAGAGACCCTACCGCTGGGTGTGCGAGACAGCGCGCGAGCCGGCCAGCTAGGAGCCTCCTCTCCCGTAATTTATTTCCTCGGTGCCTCCACCTGCCCCGTGACCCTCCcgtcggggggggggtggtgctcCTCCACCGTCTCGGGGATGGCTGATCCAGGGTTTTAA
- the LOC113939630 gene encoding uncharacterized protein LOC113939630 isoform X3, translating to MTNDYQDFQHLDNEDNDYQLRQGKGMPPSGSESATRLAAAVSEALLGTLPPPALPGPRPPAAGGCLCHRIPELQAAGGAAGPERDFQQLNSERGVRGQGPEQPGRKCGQKVEVAGVPAGETAAGPERRSLGPAVAREAVRVGPAKPELSDGRPLPQRHGEGLLPGQLAGVRGQLLLVLPLREVLGRGGPVLPAGERPPGGGGLLGGAEICPAPYGSCEHLDGPHRPEWSLEMGGRYGLRDGLQELEARAAGRLVRARARGRRGLRALHRRRPLERRRVPETLPLGVRDSARAGQLGASSPVIYFLGASTCPVTLPSGGGWCSSTVSGMADPGF from the exons ATGACAAATGACTATCAAGATTTTCAGCATCTGGACAATGAGGACAATGACTATCAGCTCCGACAGGGTAAGGGGATGCCTCCTTCCGGTTCTGAAAG TGCCACCCGCCTCGCAGCCGCTGTTTCGGAGGCTCTGCTCGGGACCCTGCCTCCTCCGGCTCTCCCTGGGCCTCGGCCTCCTGCTGCTGGTGGTTGTCTGTGTCATCGGATCCCAGA ACTCCAGGCTGCGGGCGGAGCTGCAGGCCCTGAGAGAGACTTTCAGCAACTTAACAGCGAGCGCGGAGTTCGAGGTCAAGGCCCTGAGCAGCCAGG GAGGAAGTGTGGGCAGAAAGTTGAAGTCGCTGGAGTCCCAGCTGGAGAAACAGCAGCAGGACCTGAGCGAAG aTCACTCGGGCCTGCTGTTGCACGTGAAGCAGTTCGTGTCGGACCTGCGAAGCCTGAGCTGTCAGATGGCCGTCCTCTACCGCAACG gcacGGCGAGGGCCTGCTGCCCGGTCAACTGGCTGGAGTACGAGGGCAGCTGCTACTGGTTCTCCCGCTCCGGGAAGTCCTGGGCCGAGGCGGACCGGTACTGCCAGCTGGAGAGCGCCCACCTGGTGGTGGTGGGCTCCTGGGAGGAGCAG aAATTTGTCCAGCACCATATGGGTCCTGTGAACACCTGGATGGGCCTCACCGACCAGAGTGGTCTCTGGAAATGGGTGGACGGTACGGACTACGAGACGGGCTTCAA GAACTGGAGGCCCGAGCAGCCGGACGACTGGTACGGGCACGGGCTCGGGGGAGGCGAGGACTGCGCGCACTTCACCGAAGACGGCCGCTGGAACGACGACGTGTGCCAGAGACCCTACCGCTGGGTGTGCGAGACAGCGCGCGAGCCGGCCAGCTAGGAGCCTCCTCTCCCGTAATTTATTTCCTCGGTGCCTCCACCTGCCCCGTGACCCTCCcgtcggggggggggtggtgctcCTCCACCGTCTCGGGGATGGCTGATCCAGGGTTTTAA
- the LOC113939630 gene encoding asialoglycoprotein receptor 1 isoform X1 yields the protein MTNDYQDFQHLDNEDNDYQLRQVPPASQPLFRRLCSGPCLLRLSLGLGLLLLVVVCVIGSQNSRLRAELQALRETFSNLTASAEFEVKALSSQGGSVGRKLKSLESQLEKQQQDLSEDHSGLLLHVKQFVSDLRSLSCQMAVLYRNGTARACCPVNWLEYEGSCYWFSRSGKSWAEADRYCQLESAHLVVVGSWEEQKFVQHHMGPVNTWMGLTDQSGLWKWVDGTDYETGFKNWRPEQPDDWYGHGLGGGEDCAHFTEDGRWNDDVCQRPYRWVCETAREPAS from the exons ATGACAAATGACTATCAAGATTTTCAGCATCTGGACAATGAGGACAATGACTATCAGCTCCGACAGG TGCCACCCGCCTCGCAGCCGCTGTTTCGGAGGCTCTGCTCGGGACCCTGCCTCCTCCGGCTCTCCCTGGGCCTCGGCCTCCTGCTGCTGGTGGTTGTCTGTGTCATCGGATCCCAGA ACTCCAGGCTGCGGGCGGAGCTGCAGGCCCTGAGAGAGACTTTCAGCAACTTAACAGCGAGCGCGGAGTTCGAGGTCAAGGCCCTGAGCAGCCAGG GAGGAAGTGTGGGCAGAAAGTTGAAGTCGCTGGAGTCCCAGCTGGAGAAACAGCAGCAGGACCTGAGCGAAG aTCACTCGGGCCTGCTGTTGCACGTGAAGCAGTTCGTGTCGGACCTGCGAAGCCTGAGCTGTCAGATGGCCGTCCTCTACCGCAACG gcacGGCGAGGGCCTGCTGCCCGGTCAACTGGCTGGAGTACGAGGGCAGCTGCTACTGGTTCTCCCGCTCCGGGAAGTCCTGGGCCGAGGCGGACCGGTACTGCCAGCTGGAGAGCGCCCACCTGGTGGTGGTGGGCTCCTGGGAGGAGCAG aAATTTGTCCAGCACCATATGGGTCCTGTGAACACCTGGATGGGCCTCACCGACCAGAGTGGTCTCTGGAAATGGGTGGACGGTACGGACTACGAGACGGGCTTCAA GAACTGGAGGCCCGAGCAGCCGGACGACTGGTACGGGCACGGGCTCGGGGGAGGCGAGGACTGCGCGCACTTCACCGAAGACGGCCGCTGGAACGACGACGTGTGCCAGAGACCCTACCGCTGGGTGTGCGAGACAGCGCGCGAGCCGGCCAGCTAG